The following coding sequences lie in one Glycine soja cultivar W05 chromosome 16, ASM419377v2, whole genome shotgun sequence genomic window:
- the LOC114389520 gene encoding PXMP2/4 family protein 4-like encodes MAIYGLLILGPVQHKWFNFLSKIIPKTDVLSTLTKILLGQAIFGPIINTVFFSYNGVLQGEGVPEIIARLKRDLLPTLLGGAMFWPVCDFVTFRFVPVQLQPLLNSACAYVWTIYLAYMANQPSVNNA; translated from the exons ATGGCAATATATGGGTTGCTAATATTGGGGCCAGTACAGCATAAGTGGTTTAATTTTCTATCCAAAATTATACCGAAGACAGATGTGTTATCAACCTTGACGAAAATTTTATTGGGGCAAGCTATATTTGGTCCTATCATCAATACtgttttcttctcctataatgGTGTTCTTCAAG GTGAAGGTGTGCCTGAAATTATCGCCAGGTTGAAGCGAGATCTACTTCCTACATTATTAGGTGGTGCTATGTTTTGGCCTGTATGTGATTTTGTTACCTTCAGATTCGTTCCAGTCCAATTACAG CCACTGCTGAATAGTGCCTGCGCATATGTATGGACCATATATTTAGCATACATGGCAAACCAACCGAGTGTGAACAATGCCTAG
- the LOC114390619 gene encoding UDP-glycosyltransferase 74G1-like translates to MNTYAVWGRSKQTLESEMKEQRKNHAAHCLVLPYPAQGHINPMLQFSKRLVQRGVKVTLVTVVSNWKNMRNKNFTSIEVESISDGYDDGGLAAAESLEAYIETFWRVGSQTFAELVQKLAGSSHPPDCVIYDAFMPWVLDVAKKFGLLGATFFTQTCTTNNIYFHVYKKLIELPLTQAEYLLPGLPKLAAGDLPSFLNKYGSYPGYFDVVVNQFVNIDKADWVLANSFYELEQGVVDWLVKIWPLKPIGPCLPSIYLDKRLQDDKDYGVNMYNPNSEACIKWLDEKPKGSVVYVSFGSMAGLNEEQTEELAWGLGDSGSYFMWVIRDCDKGKLPKEFADTSEKGLIVSWCPQLQVLTHEALGCFLTHCGWNSTLEALSLGVPVIAMPLWTDQITNAKLLKDVWKIGVKAVADEKEIVRRETITHCIKEILETEKGNEIKKNAIKWKNLAKSYVDEGGNSDKNIAEFVEELAHRCAAIN, encoded by the exons atgaacacatatgCAGTGTGGGGAAGGAGTAAACAAACGTTGGAGTCAGAAATGAAAGAGCAAAGGAAAAACCATGCTGCTCACTGTCTTGTCCTACCTTATCCAGCCCAAGGACACATCAATCCTATGCTTCAGTTCTCCAAGCGTTTGGTGCAGAGAGGAGTGAAGGTAACACTTGTAACTGTTGTGTCCAATTGGAAGAACATGAGAAACAAAAACTTCACTTCCATTGAAGTTGAGAGCATCTCAGATGGCTATGATGATGGAGGGCTTGCAGCAGCAGAGAGTCTTGAGGCTTACATAGAGACCTTTTGGAGGGTTGGATCACAAACTTTTGCTGAGCTTGTTCAGAAGCTTGCAGGGTCAAGCCACCCTCCAGATTGTGTTATCTATGATGCTTTCATGCCTTGGGTTCTTGATGTTGCCAAGAAATTTGGGCTACTTGGTGCTACTTTCTTCACTCAGACATGCACAACAAACAACATATACTTCCATGTTTATAAGAAGTTGATAGAGTTGCCTCTTACACAGGCAGAATATTTGTTGCCAGGGTTGCCAAAACTTGCAGCTGGGGACTTGCCATCTTTCTTGAACAAATATGGGTCCTATCCAGGCTACTTTGATGTAGTTGTGAATCAATTTGTCAACATTGATAAAGCAGATTGGGTTCTTGCAAACAGTTTTTATGAACTGGAGCAGGGG GTTGTGGATTGGCTGGTGAAGATTTGGCCATTAAAGCCAATAGGACCATGCCTGCCATCTATCTACTTGGACAAAAGACTCCAAGATGACAAGGACTATGGTGTTAACATGTATAATCCAAACTCAGAAGCTTGCATCAAATGGCTTGATGAAAAACCAAAAGGGTCAGTTGTGTATGTCTCTTTTGGGAGCATGGCAGGGCTTAATGAGGAGCAAACTGAGGAACTGGCTTGGGGTTTGGGAGATAGTGGAAGTTATTTCATGTGGGTGATTAGAGATTGTGATAAGGGAAAGCTTCCAAAGGAGTTTGCTGACACATCAGAGAAGGGTTTAATAGTCTCATGGTGTCCCCAACTACAAGTCCTAACACATGAGGCTTTGGGGTGTTTTCTCACACACTGTGGTTGGAACTCCACATTGGAAGCTTTGAGCTTAGGAGTTCCAGTGATTGCAATGCCACTGTGGACAGACCAGATCACAAATGCAAAACTTCTAAAGGATGTGTGGAAAATTGGAGTCAAAGCTGTTGCTGATGAGAAAGAGATAGTTAGAAGAGAAACAATCACACATTGCATAAAGGAAATATTGGAGACtgaaaaaggaaatgaaataaagaaaaatgccATCAAATGGAAGAATCTGGCCAAGAGTTATGTTGATGAGGGAGGAAATTCTGATAAAAATATTGCAGAATTTGTGGAAGAATTGGCTCACCGCTGTGCTGCAATAAATTGA
- the LOC114389518 gene encoding protein NUCLEAR FUSION DEFECTIVE 4-like: MVFSAKYGRSDGNSWASIKGFSLQVLTGRWFMMFSSFMIMSVSGATYMFSLYSREIKLVLGYDQSTLNQLSFFKDLGANIGILSGLINEVTPPWASLLIGGVLNFFGYFAIWLAVTGKIAKPQVWNMCLYIFIGANSHCSTKTGAVVTSVKNFPGIRGIVLGLLSGYQGVSAAIITQLYYAFYGNDSKSLILLMAWLPTATAIVFLPVIRNHRSIQQPNDTKAFYRFLYLSLVLAGFLMIVIIAQQCFTFSPNEYNVTTTVMLLLLILPLAVVIVEEHKIWKSRQQNINREDSQMLLANYPNIATENPYQEESSHTEQTVEEKVSCWENILRPPERGEDHTILQAIFSLDMLVLLLVSICSFGSNLTMVNNLSQIGISLGYPAHTITTFVSLMSLWIYLGKVVQGVVAEFILSKFKVPRPFMLTSLLLLSCVGHLLIAFNVPNGLYIASIVIGFCFGANWPLLYSIISELFGLKHYSTLFNVGSISSPIGSYLLSVRVAGYLYDMEARRQMEALGQKTSPGEELNCNGDECYKLAFITMTAVCLFGACLSLILVFRTIQLYRRDLYKKFNGATTDVTETTDVTETAVS; the protein is encoded by the coding sequence ATGGTATTCTCTGCAAAATATGGGAGAAGTGATGGAAATAGTTGGGCAAGCATCAAAGGCTTTTCCCTCCAAGTCCTCACAGGGAGGTGGTTCATGATGTTTTCATCATTTATGATCATGTCAGTGTCAGGAGCAACCTACATGTTTAGCCTCTACTCCCGGGAAATCAAGTTGGTTCTTGGTTATGACCAATCCACTCTTAATCAGTTAAGTTTCTTTAAGGACTTGGGTGCCAACATAGGCATTCTTTCAGGCCTAATCAACGAGGTCACACCCCCTTGGGCTAGCTTATTAATTGGTGGAGTTCTCAACTTTTTTGGGTACTTTGCAATTTGGCTTGCTGTCACCGGCAAAATTGCAAAGCCCCAAGTGTGGAACATGTGCTTGTACATCTTCATTGGAGCAAATTCCCATTGCTCAACCAAAACTGGAGCTGTTGTGACCAGTGTCAAGAACTTCCCTGGCATCAGAGGCATTGTCTTAGGCCTTTTGAGTGGGTATCAGGGTGTAAGTGCAGCAATAATTACTCAGCTATACTATGCCTTCTATGGAAATGACTCCAAATCCCTCATTTTGCTCATGGCATGGCTACCAACTGCTACAGCTATTGTGTTCCTTCCAGTTATCAGAAACCACAGGAGTATTCAACAGCCAAATGACACTAAAGCTTTCTATAGGTTCCTCTATTTATCATTAGTCCTAGCGGGGTTCCTAATGATCGTAATTATAGCACAACAATGTTTCACTTTCTCTCCAAATGAATATAATGTTACTACCACTGTGATGCTTCTTTTGCTCATCCTTCCACTGGCTGTTGTTATTGTAGAAGAACACAAGATTTGGAAGAGTAGACAACAAAACATCAATAGGGAAGATAGTCAAATGTTGTTGGCAAACTATCCCAATATAGCTACAGAAAATCCTTATCAAGAGGAGTCTTCCCATACAGAACAAACTGTCGAAGAAAAAGTATCCTGTTGGGAAAACATACTCAGGCCCCCAGAAAGGGGTGAAGATCATACAATACTTCAAGCCATTTTTAGCCTTGACATGCTGGTTCTCTTATTAGTTTCTATATGTTCATTTGGTAGCAATCTGACTATGGTAAATAACTTAAGTCAAATTGGAATTTCATTAGGATATCCAGCACATACCATAACCACATTTGTCTCCCTTATGTCCCTTTGGATCTATTTAGGTAAGGTCGTTCAAGGGGTTGTCGCAGAATTTATCTTATCCAAATTTAAAGTCCCTAGACCTTTCATGCTCACATCGTTACTTCTATTATCTTGTGTTGGTCATCTTTTAATTGCATTCAATGTCCCAAATGGTCTCTATATAGCCTCAATTGTTATTGGCTTCTGCTTTGGGGCTAACTGGCCTTTACTCTATTCCATCATATCTGAACTTTTTGGCCTTAAACATTATTCAACATTGTTCAATGTTGGGTCAATATCAAGTCCAATTGGGTCATACTTGCTCAGTGTGAGGGTTGCAGGGTATTTATATGATATGGAAGCAAGAAGGCAAATGGAAGCTTTGGGGCAAAAGACAAGTCCAGGGGAGGAGCTGAACTGCAATGGTGATGAGTGCTACAAGTTGGCATTCATTACAATGACTGCAGTTTGCTTGTTTGGGGCATGTTTGTCACTCATTCTGGTCTTTAGGACCATACAACTTTATAGAAGAGACCTATACAAGAAATTCAATGGTGCTACAACTGATGTAACTGAAACAACTGATGTAACTGAAACGGCTGTGTCTTAG